A window from Chrysemys picta bellii isolate R12L10 chromosome 20, ASM1138683v2, whole genome shotgun sequence encodes these proteins:
- the TDRKH gene encoding tudor and KH domain-containing protein isoform X3, which produces MSTDQGYWNNLTTLQKIALALGIPASATVMYILYRRYRESREERLTFVGEDDIEIEMKIPQEAVKLIIGRQGASIKQLRKETGARIDVEVEDSGEERVLLISGFPVQVCRAKAAIHQILVDNAPVSEQFFVPQRAVGRIIGRGGETVRAICRSSGARVVCEKETDNALCLTRLISLSGTRKEVTAAKQLILEKLSEDDAFRKKLALSAAARCLRKQPLGVRREDPGQQGELPRPNGEALCQLASPPQGAGDGGRLAAEALDQPQELRAESESLEEPVMEPSPAVPMFEVPSPDFSFHADEHLEVYVSASENPSHFWIQIVGSRSLQLDKLTGEMSQYYGSSSQSPEFPNVRVGDIVAAPYADHGAWYRARVLGTLENGNLDLYYVDFGDNGEAPLEALRALRSDFLSLPFQAIECSLAGIAPAGEQWEEDALDEFDRLTCCAEWKPLLAKISSYVQSGVCTWPRIQLYDTSHGQSLDIGEELVRLGHAVRCPQEEADAAGDGAPQLGKEATAEAFQKMLGNAAGTSLESLLSETCVSLSDNSIEQLRSDTEPTEPPSQKTVMPSLWSLRISAPSCPLGDSEALALPAGGEKQNGSGGCSSEGASEVGRSLRATGSHAADATWTSSPADCTHLAACSGEASPISLSGKGSSTSNASFPTTLASGDSSCYSPRGYFYYLSTSEEWSNSSVFCSGSGSAGDSLQSPVLISSSDSEGEEEEGGLRARRREAASMSGSGDDVLLVEDDSL; this is translated from the exons AGGAGCGGCTGACGTTCGTAGGAGAGGATGACATTGAAATTGAGATGAAGATCCCCCAGGAGGCTGTGAAATTGATCATCGGACGGCAGGGTGCCAGTATCAAACAG CTGAGGAAGGAGACCGGCGCTCGCATCGATGTGGAAGTGGAGGACTCCGGTGAGGAGCGGGTGCTGCTGATCAGTGGCTTCCCCGTCCAGGTGTGCCGAGCGAAAGCGGCTATTCACCAGATCCTGGTGGACAACGCCCCCGTGTCAGAGCAGTTCTTTGTGCCGCAGAGAGCCGTCGGCAGGATTATCG GCAGGGGTGGCGAGACGGTGCGAGCCATCTGCCGCAGCTCGGGGGCCAGAGTGGTCTGTGAGAAGGAGACGGACAACGCCCTGTGTCTGACCCGGCTCATCAGCCTCTCGGGGACCCGCAAGGAGGTGACTGCTGCCAAG CAACTGATCCTGGAAAAGCTTTCGGAGGACGACGCGTTTCGAAAGAAACTGGCCCTGTCGGCGGCGGCCCGGTGCCTGCGCAAGCAGCCCTTGGGCGTGAGGAGAGAGGATCCCGGGCAGCAGGGGGAGCTACCGCGCCCCAATGGCGAGGCTCTCTGCCAGCTGGCGAGCCCTCCGCaaggggcaggggatggaggcCGGCTGGCCGCAGAAGCCCTGGACCAACCACAGGAGCTCAGAGCCGAGAGCGAATCCCTGGAGGAGCCGGTGATGGAGCCCAGCCCGGCAGTGCCCATGTTCGAGG TCCCCAGCCCCGACTTCAGCTTCCACGCGGATGAACACCTGGAGGTTTACGTCTCGGCCTCGGAGAACCCCAGCCACTTCTGGATCCAGATCGTCGGCTCCCGCAGCCTGCAGCTCGACAAGCTGACCGGCGAGATGTCCCAGTACTACGGGAGCAGCAGCCAGTCG CCCGAATTCCCCAACGTCCGGGTAGGCGACATCGTGGCTGCCCCGTATGCCGATCACGGCGCCTGGTACCGGGCCCGAGTCCTGGGCACCCTGGAGAACGGCAACTTGGATCTGTATTATGTCGACTTCGGGGATAACGGGGAAGCCCCGCTAGAGGCACTGCGAGCCTTGCG GAGCGACTTCCTGAGTCTGCCCTTTCAGGCCATCGAGTGCAGCCTTGCTGGGATCGCCCCTGCGG gggagcagtgggaagaGGACGCCCTGGACGAGTTCGATCGCCTCACGTGTTGTGCCGAGTGGAAGCCCCTGCTGGCGAAGATTTCCAGTTACGTCCAGTCTGGGGTCTGTACCTGGCCGCGCATCCAGCTGTACGACACCAGCCACGGACAG AGCCTCGATATAGGGGAGGAGCTGGTCCGGCTGGGTCATGCTGTGCGGTGTCCGCAAGAGGAGGCCGATGCTGCGGGGGACGGCGCcccccagctggggaaggaggccACGGCCGAGGCGTTCCAGAAGATGCTG GGGAATGCTGCAGGGACCTCCCTCGAGAGCCTCCTGTCAGAGACCTGCGTCAGCCTTTCAG ATAACTCCATTGAGCAGCTCCGAAGTGACACCGAGCCCACAGAACCACCCTCCCAGAAGACTGTCATGCCCTCACTCTGGTCCCTACGGATCtcggctccctcctgccctctgggggACTCCGAGGCTCTCGCCTTGCCAGCTGGCGGTGAGAAGCAGAATGGCTCAGGGGGCTGCAGCAGCGAGGGAGCGTCGGAGGTTGGGAGGTCTCTGCGGGCCACCGGGAGCCATGCAGCAGATGCCACGTGGACATCCAGTCCTGCTGATTGCACGCATCTCGCAGCCTGCTCGGGAGAGGCCTCTCCCATCTCCCTCTCAGGCAAAGGCTCCAGCACCTCAAACGCCAGCTTCCCTACCACCCTGGCCTCTGGGGACAGCAGCTGCTACTCCCCCCGCGGCTACTTCTATTACCTCTCCACTTCAGAAGAGTGGTCCAACTCCTCGGTCTTCTGCAGCGGCTCGGGCTCTGCCGGCGATTCCCTCCAAAGCCCCGTCCTCATCAGCTCCTCTGACAgcgagggagaggaggaggaaggggggctgaggGCCCGGAGGAGAG
- the TDRKH gene encoding tudor and KH domain-containing protein isoform X2: MVCGAELRGMVGWGGSSAFDVTAQRLWPISLGKMSTDQGYWNNLTTLQKIALALGIPASATVMYILYRRYRESREERLTFVGEDDIEIEMKIPQEAVKLIIGRQGASIKQLRKETGARIDVEVEDSGEERVLLISGFPVQVCRAKAAIHQILVDNAPVSEQFFVPQRAVGRIIGRGGETVRAICRSSGARVVCEKETDNALCLTRLISLSGTRKEVTAAKQLILEKLSEDDAFRKKLALSAAARCLRKQPLGVRREDPGQQGELPRPNGEALCQLASPPQGAGDGGRLAAEALDQPQELRAESESLEEPVMEPSPAVPMFEVPSPDFSFHADEHLEVYVSASENPSHFWIQIVGSRSLQLDKLTGEMSQYYGSSSQSPEFPNVRVGDIVAAPYADHGAWYRARVLGTLENGNLDLYYVDFGDNGEAPLEALRALRSDFLSLPFQAIECSLAGIAPAGEQWEEDALDEFDRLTCCAEWKPLLAKISSYVQSGVCTWPRIQLYDTSHGQSLDIGEELVRLGHAVRCPQEEADAAGDGAPQLGKEATAEAFQKMLGNAAGTSLESLLSETCVSLSDNSIEQLRSDTEPTEPPSQKTVMPSLWSLRISAPSCPLGDSEALALPAGGEKQNGSGGCSSEGASEVGRSLRATGSHAADATWTSSPADCTHLAACSGEASPISLSGKGSSTSNASFPTTLASGDSSCYSPRGYFYYLSTSEEWSNSSVFCSGSGSAGDSLQSPVLISSSDSEGEEEEGGLRARRRGTEGTMDG; this comes from the exons AGGAGCGGCTGACGTTCGTAGGAGAGGATGACATTGAAATTGAGATGAAGATCCCCCAGGAGGCTGTGAAATTGATCATCGGACGGCAGGGTGCCAGTATCAAACAG CTGAGGAAGGAGACCGGCGCTCGCATCGATGTGGAAGTGGAGGACTCCGGTGAGGAGCGGGTGCTGCTGATCAGTGGCTTCCCCGTCCAGGTGTGCCGAGCGAAAGCGGCTATTCACCAGATCCTGGTGGACAACGCCCCCGTGTCAGAGCAGTTCTTTGTGCCGCAGAGAGCCGTCGGCAGGATTATCG GCAGGGGTGGCGAGACGGTGCGAGCCATCTGCCGCAGCTCGGGGGCCAGAGTGGTCTGTGAGAAGGAGACGGACAACGCCCTGTGTCTGACCCGGCTCATCAGCCTCTCGGGGACCCGCAAGGAGGTGACTGCTGCCAAG CAACTGATCCTGGAAAAGCTTTCGGAGGACGACGCGTTTCGAAAGAAACTGGCCCTGTCGGCGGCGGCCCGGTGCCTGCGCAAGCAGCCCTTGGGCGTGAGGAGAGAGGATCCCGGGCAGCAGGGGGAGCTACCGCGCCCCAATGGCGAGGCTCTCTGCCAGCTGGCGAGCCCTCCGCaaggggcaggggatggaggcCGGCTGGCCGCAGAAGCCCTGGACCAACCACAGGAGCTCAGAGCCGAGAGCGAATCCCTGGAGGAGCCGGTGATGGAGCCCAGCCCGGCAGTGCCCATGTTCGAGG TCCCCAGCCCCGACTTCAGCTTCCACGCGGATGAACACCTGGAGGTTTACGTCTCGGCCTCGGAGAACCCCAGCCACTTCTGGATCCAGATCGTCGGCTCCCGCAGCCTGCAGCTCGACAAGCTGACCGGCGAGATGTCCCAGTACTACGGGAGCAGCAGCCAGTCG CCCGAATTCCCCAACGTCCGGGTAGGCGACATCGTGGCTGCCCCGTATGCCGATCACGGCGCCTGGTACCGGGCCCGAGTCCTGGGCACCCTGGAGAACGGCAACTTGGATCTGTATTATGTCGACTTCGGGGATAACGGGGAAGCCCCGCTAGAGGCACTGCGAGCCTTGCG GAGCGACTTCCTGAGTCTGCCCTTTCAGGCCATCGAGTGCAGCCTTGCTGGGATCGCCCCTGCGG gggagcagtgggaagaGGACGCCCTGGACGAGTTCGATCGCCTCACGTGTTGTGCCGAGTGGAAGCCCCTGCTGGCGAAGATTTCCAGTTACGTCCAGTCTGGGGTCTGTACCTGGCCGCGCATCCAGCTGTACGACACCAGCCACGGACAG AGCCTCGATATAGGGGAGGAGCTGGTCCGGCTGGGTCATGCTGTGCGGTGTCCGCAAGAGGAGGCCGATGCTGCGGGGGACGGCGCcccccagctggggaaggaggccACGGCCGAGGCGTTCCAGAAGATGCTG GGGAATGCTGCAGGGACCTCCCTCGAGAGCCTCCTGTCAGAGACCTGCGTCAGCCTTTCAG ATAACTCCATTGAGCAGCTCCGAAGTGACACCGAGCCCACAGAACCACCCTCCCAGAAGACTGTCATGCCCTCACTCTGGTCCCTACGGATCtcggctccctcctgccctctgggggACTCCGAGGCTCTCGCCTTGCCAGCTGGCGGTGAGAAGCAGAATGGCTCAGGGGGCTGCAGCAGCGAGGGAGCGTCGGAGGTTGGGAGGTCTCTGCGGGCCACCGGGAGCCATGCAGCAGATGCCACGTGGACATCCAGTCCTGCTGATTGCACGCATCTCGCAGCCTGCTCGGGAGAGGCCTCTCCCATCTCCCTCTCAGGCAAAGGCTCCAGCACCTCAAACGCCAGCTTCCCTACCACCCTGGCCTCTGGGGACAGCAGCTGCTACTCCCCCCGCGGCTACTTCTATTACCTCTCCACTTCAGAAGAGTGGTCCAACTCCTCGGTCTTCTGCAGCGGCTCGGGCTCTGCCGGCGATTCCCTCCAAAGCCCCGTCCTCATCAGCTCCTCTGACAgcgagggagaggaggaggaaggggggctgaggGCCCGGAGGAGAGGTACAGAGGGCACCATGGATGGGTAG